A DNA window from Pseudanabaena sp. FACHB-2040 contains the following coding sequences:
- the crtB gene encoding 15-cis-phytoene synthase CrtB — protein sequence MLQLSDSPPAKPLASVEDSYELCRQITAKYSKTFYMGTLLMSPLKRRAIWAIYVWCRRTDELVDGPQAQYTNEATLDRWEAHLESLFGGNPQDDADVAIVDTLEQFPLEIQPFRDMIAGQRMDLYRSRYETFEELELYCYRVAGTVGLMSTTVMGIDTQQHTAPWHPKDASPNPIQEAIALGIANQLTNILRDVGEDARRGRIYLPLEDLALFRYSEDDLMRGVIDDRWRSLMQFQIQRARKFYAEAERGISVLSPDARWPVWAALMLYRKILDVIEENQYDVFNQRAYVPSLRKLSCLPEALLKARVF from the coding sequence ATGCTGCAATTGTCTGACTCTCCCCCTGCAAAACCCCTGGCTTCTGTCGAAGATTCTTATGAGCTTTGCCGCCAAATTACGGCAAAGTACTCAAAGACTTTTTACATGGGTACCTTGCTCATGTCGCCGCTTAAACGACGAGCAATCTGGGCCATCTACGTCTGGTGTCGCCGGACTGATGAACTGGTGGATGGTCCCCAGGCTCAATACACCAATGAAGCCACCCTGGATCGGTGGGAGGCCCATCTAGAGTCCTTGTTTGGGGGCAATCCTCAAGACGATGCTGATGTGGCGATAGTCGATACGCTTGAGCAGTTTCCCCTAGAGATTCAGCCATTCCGGGACATGATTGCAGGCCAACGGATGGACTTGTATCGCTCCCGTTACGAGACTTTTGAGGAGCTAGAGCTTTACTGCTACCGGGTAGCGGGTACGGTCGGTCTCATGTCGACTACTGTCATGGGCATCGACACGCAGCAGCATACAGCTCCCTGGCATCCTAAAGATGCTTCACCTAATCCAATCCAGGAGGCTATTGCACTGGGCATTGCCAATCAGTTGACTAACATTTTGCGCGATGTTGGAGAAGACGCTCGCCGGGGCCGAATTTATCTGCCGCTTGAAGATCTAGCTCTCTTTCGGTACAGCGAAGACGACTTAATGCGGGGTGTGATTGACGACCGCTGGCGATCGCTAATGCAGTTCCAAATCCAGCGAGCCCGCAAATTTTATGCAGAGGCAGAAAGGGGAATTAGTGTACTCAGCCCTGATGCTCGCTGGCCAGTGTGGGCTGCCTTGATGCTCTACCGCAAAATTCTAGACGTGATCGAAGAGAATCAATACGATGTCTTTAATCAGCGGGCTTATGTTCCCTCTTTGCGTAAGCTGTCTTGCTTGCCCGAAGCTTTACTTAAGGCCCGAGTTTTTTAG
- a CDS encoding RNA-binding protein, producing the protein MSIRLYVGNLPKELEREELEALFSEHSEDLVSVKLIADKKTGKCRGFGFVTVKTDEKADELVEQFNGYELSDAVLKVEKALPRSKSKPEGAPEASETSSPRRRTTTAPSGGGKGGGGARKSPAAVGDSTAAAQPDPRWAGELEKLKQLLATQTTSS; encoded by the coding sequence ATGTCAATTCGTCTATATGTAGGCAATCTCCCCAAGGAACTTGAGCGTGAAGAGTTAGAAGCTCTTTTTTCAGAACACTCTGAAGATTTGGTGTCAGTCAAGCTGATTGCTGACAAAAAAACGGGCAAGTGCCGGGGCTTTGGATTTGTCACGGTCAAAACTGACGAAAAAGCAGATGAGCTAGTCGAGCAGTTTAATGGCTATGAGCTCAGCGATGCTGTACTTAAGGTTGAGAAGGCGCTGCCTCGCAGCAAGAGTAAGCCTGAAGGAGCTCCCGAAGCTTCTGAAACCAGCAGTCCTCGTCGTCGCACCACTACCGCTCCTAGTGGTGGCGGCAAGGGAGGCGGAGGCGCGCGGAAGAGCCCTGCAGCGGTAGGTGATTCAACCGCAGCCGCTCAACCCGATCCCCGTTGGGCTGGCGAACTGGAGAAACTAAAACAGCTTCTAGCGACTCAAACGACGTCTTCGTAA